From Caldicellulosiruptor hydrothermalis 108, a single genomic window includes:
- a CDS encoding glycoside hydrolase family 30 protein, with the protein MFKKIACYITAQDQGNPLRQVDNTKECDKIEKESVITIEPSSTFQEVIGFGGALTEAAAVNILSLLPHQQEEILRRYFDPKEGLGYKLCRIHMNSCDFCVDSYSCDDVEGDSELKYFNIERDKKMVIPLLKRIKEYCPDLKILVSPWSPPAWMKTNGDMCHGGKLKDEYKKTWARFFCKFIKAYKEEGIDIWAVTVQNEPMATQVWESCIYTAEEERDFVKDYLGPTLEEEGLSHIKILIWDHNKDIIYDRVKTILSDKEAAKYVWGVAFHWYGGDHFDQLKKIKEEFPDVNLVFTEGCQEGGVKLGSWELGERYAHEIIGDFNSYTIGFMDWNIVLDTMGGPNHVGNFCDAPIIVDKDQKKIYYQNAYYYIGHFSKFIRPGAKVVKSSCSDARLEVLAAKDQDDTLAVVVFNKNPEEIEFSMVIGEKIFCGKSPARSILTIVLEK; encoded by the coding sequence ATGTTCAAGAAAATTGCATGTTACATAACTGCCCAGGATCAGGGTAATCCCCTGCGGCAAGTAGACAATACAAAAGAGTGTGACAAAATAGAAAAGGAGTCTGTTATAACAATTGAGCCATCCAGTACATTTCAAGAGGTAATAGGTTTTGGTGGAGCACTTACAGAGGCTGCCGCGGTAAATATACTGTCACTTTTGCCACACCAGCAAGAAGAGATTTTAAGAAGGTACTTTGATCCAAAAGAGGGGCTTGGCTACAAACTTTGTAGAATTCACATGAACAGCTGTGATTTTTGTGTTGACAGTTATAGCTGTGATGATGTTGAAGGTGATAGCGAGTTAAAGTACTTTAACATCGAAAGAGACAAAAAGATGGTAATTCCTCTTTTAAAAAGGATAAAGGAATATTGTCCAGACCTCAAAATCCTCGTTTCGCCATGGAGTCCGCCTGCATGGATGAAAACAAATGGTGATATGTGCCATGGTGGAAAGCTAAAAGATGAGTATAAAAAAACATGGGCAAGGTTTTTCTGCAAATTCATAAAAGCATATAAAGAAGAAGGGATTGATATATGGGCTGTAACAGTTCAAAATGAGCCGATGGCAACTCAAGTGTGGGAGTCGTGCATATACACAGCTGAAGAAGAAAGAGATTTTGTGAAGGATTACTTAGGACCAACTCTTGAAGAAGAAGGGCTTTCCCATATAAAAATACTTATATGGGACCACAACAAAGACATCATATATGACAGGGTAAAAACAATTTTGAGTGACAAAGAAGCTGCTAAGTATGTGTGGGGAGTTGCATTCCACTGGTATGGAGGAGACCATTTTGACCAGCTCAAAAAAATAAAAGAAGAATTTCCTGATGTCAATTTGGTGTTTACCGAAGGTTGTCAGGAAGGTGGAGTAAAGCTTGGTTCCTGGGAGCTTGGAGAAAGGTATGCTCATGAGATAATTGGTGATTTTAACAGTTACACAATTGGATTTATGGATTGGAATATTGTTCTTGACACAATGGGTGGACCTAATCATGTAGGGAACTTTTGCGACGCTCCAATAATAGTTGATAAAGACCAGAAAAAGATTTACTATCAAAATGCATATTATTATATAGGGCATTTTTCTAAATTCATAAGGCCGGGAGCTAAAGTAGTCAAAAGTAGCTGCAGTGATGCAAGACTTGAAGTTTTGGCAGCGAAGGACCAGGACGATACTTTAGCAGTGGTTGTCTTTAATAAAAACCCAGAGGAAATAGAGTTTAGTATGGTTATTGGAGAGAAAATATTCTGTGGAAAGTCTCCAGCAAGGTCTATATTGACCATTGTTCTGGAAAAGTAA
- a CDS encoding carbohydrate ABC transporter permease: protein MHKVLSDKRTILLLVLPGLLIYTFAILFPIILSVYLGMTDWSGIGRPNFIGLENFKKIIFTDTTFWKSLRNAILLALAYVFVQHPIALAFAIFIDKVGGRAEKVFRTIFFIPCVIPVVVTSRMWVSLYDPQYGLINKILDFLHLGFLKQQWLGDTKTALISVIIICMWQGFGWALLIYYAGLKGIPEELYEAARIDGATGVKLYTKITVPLLQPVIKVNFTIAIIYALKQMETVYLTTNGGPGDASQFLANYLYIRAFNSYQYGYANAISVLFVIACLAVNVLFQKIFKSENYEF from the coding sequence ATGCACAAAGTTTTGTCAGACAAAAGGACCATTTTGTTGCTGGTTTTGCCGGGACTATTGATATATACATTTGCAATTCTGTTTCCAATTATACTCAGTGTATATCTTGGAATGACAGACTGGTCAGGAATTGGTCGGCCAAATTTTATAGGACTTGAAAACTTCAAAAAGATAATTTTTACAGACACAACTTTTTGGAAGTCACTCAGAAATGCTATACTTCTTGCTCTGGCATATGTATTTGTTCAGCACCCGATAGCCCTTGCGTTTGCCATATTCATTGATAAAGTTGGAGGAAGAGCTGAAAAAGTTTTCAGAACAATATTTTTCATACCCTGTGTGATACCAGTTGTTGTAACATCACGTATGTGGGTAAGTTTGTATGACCCTCAATATGGGCTTATAAACAAGATACTTGACTTTTTACACTTGGGATTTTTGAAACAGCAGTGGTTGGGGGATACCAAAACAGCTTTAATATCAGTCATTATAATCTGTATGTGGCAGGGTTTTGGCTGGGCACTTTTGATTTACTACGCGGGTCTAAAAGGCATACCAGAAGAACTTTATGAGGCGGCAAGAATTGATGGTGCAACAGGTGTTAAGCTTTATACAAAGATTACTGTGCCACTGCTTCAGCCAGTTATCAAAGTTAATTTTACAATAGCCATTATATATGCTTTAAAACAAATGGAAACAGTTTATTTAACGACAAACGGTGGTCCCGGCGATGCAAGCCAGTTTTTGGCAAACTACCTGTATATCAGAGCATTTAACTCATACCAGTATGGATACGCAAATGCAATTTCAGTGCTATTTGTTATAGCATGTTTGGCTGTCAATGTTCTTTTCCAGAAGATATTTAAATCAGAAAATTATGAGTTTTAA
- a CDS encoding ABC transporter substrate-binding protein produces MSKKALKVVVSVMLIAALIVSVFGLVQGNLTASASTQKTVKIKFLSNLPDRTSNQGKLEQMLIDSYMKANPNVKIEVEALQDEPYKQKFKVYVATNQMPDIFMVWGQPSFFLPVMKAGYAAEIKLDQIKGYGFKTSSLKDFMYNGKLYGLPRNTDFMVLYYNKGLFNKYKVKVPTTFNELLNAAKVFRKNGIAPIAINGKDKWILAILYQELVVKESGDQKLIYDAISKKSVSKNQILLKAAKDLVNLVNVGGFQDAFVAADYGAANNLFAQEKAAMYYMGSWEVGMAANPNFSESFKKNVDATYFPIISGGKGKKTDILAWHGGGYAVSASSKVKNEAMKLLLYMMHPTRWAKIGWQQGLVVPGQNWEKFMTGKETVLQKKLTQIFSSATSVSGTVWQDAFTPNFKTEAETLCQMLVAKAITPEKFLAKIEELAKLEVK; encoded by the coding sequence ATGTCAAAGAAAGCTTTAAAAGTGGTTGTTTCAGTCATGCTTATCGCAGCACTGATTGTAAGCGTATTTGGACTTGTCCAAGGGAATCTGACAGCCTCAGCATCAACCCAGAAAACAGTAAAAATCAAGTTCCTATCAAATCTGCCAGATAGAACCTCTAACCAGGGCAAACTTGAACAGATGCTGATTGACAGCTACATGAAAGCAAATCCAAATGTCAAGATTGAAGTAGAAGCACTTCAGGATGAGCCTTACAAACAAAAATTCAAAGTATATGTTGCAACAAATCAAATGCCAGACATCTTCATGGTATGGGGTCAGCCATCGTTCTTCTTACCGGTCATGAAAGCAGGTTATGCAGCAGAGATAAAGCTTGACCAAATAAAAGGTTATGGGTTTAAGACATCCTCTCTTAAGGACTTTATGTACAATGGAAAACTCTATGGTCTTCCAAGAAACACAGACTTCATGGTACTTTACTACAACAAGGGCTTGTTTAACAAGTACAAAGTAAAAGTTCCAACAACATTTAATGAGCTTTTGAATGCAGCAAAAGTATTCAGGAAAAATGGCATTGCTCCAATTGCAATAAACGGGAAAGATAAGTGGATACTGGCAATTCTGTATCAGGAGCTTGTTGTGAAAGAAAGTGGAGATCAGAAGCTCATCTATGATGCAATCTCCAAAAAATCGGTTAGCAAGAACCAGATTCTTTTGAAAGCAGCAAAAGACCTTGTAAATCTTGTAAATGTAGGCGGATTCCAGGACGCATTTGTTGCGGCAGACTACGGTGCAGCAAACAATCTGTTTGCTCAGGAAAAAGCAGCAATGTATTATATGGGTTCATGGGAAGTAGGAATGGCAGCAAATCCAAACTTCTCTGAGTCGTTCAAGAAAAATGTGGACGCAACATACTTCCCAATAATTTCTGGTGGCAAGGGCAAAAAGACAGACATTTTAGCATGGCATGGCGGTGGCTATGCAGTTTCTGCAAGCTCAAAGGTTAAGAATGAAGCAATGAAACTTCTTCTTTACATGATGCATCCAACAAGATGGGCAAAGATTGGTTGGCAGCAGGGACTTGTTGTTCCAGGACAGAACTGGGAGAAGTTTATGACAGGAAAAGAAACAGTTCTTCAGAAAAAGCTAACACAAATATTTAGCAGTGCAACATCTGTCAGCGGTACAGTATGGCAGGATGCATTTACTCCAAACTTCAAGACAGAGGCAGAAACACTTTGCCAGATGCTTGTTGCAAAAGCCATTACACCCGAAAAGTTCTTAGCAAAGATAGAAGAGCTTGCAAAGTTAGAGGTTAAGTAG
- a CDS encoding carbohydrate ABC transporter permease: MARESSFNKKSRAVLLVVLGLFSIGQLFPLVWLIDFSLCKSGDVYGANILKIPNPPQFINYYLAWRDGKIPQYFINSVIVNVTSVLLVVLFSLMMGYAFVRMEWKWSNKVLTYVLLGLMIPIHATLLPNFVIFRQLKMLDSYFALIIPYVAFSLPQAVFLMTGFIGSIPRALEESAIIDGCGIFRILFQIILPLSKPAIVTVTVTTFLNTWNEFIMAATYLTSDKFRTLPFSVYNFAGQYASNYAVQFAVMTIVALPSLIVYIALNEQVTKGVTLGAVKG, from the coding sequence GTGGCAAGGGAAAGTAGTTTCAACAAAAAAAGCAGAGCTGTGCTTCTTGTTGTGCTGGGACTATTCTCAATTGGACAGCTGTTTCCACTTGTTTGGCTGATTGACTTTTCGCTTTGTAAAAGTGGAGATGTATATGGCGCAAATATACTCAAAATTCCCAATCCCCCACAGTTTATAAATTATTATCTTGCATGGAGAGATGGAAAAATTCCGCAATATTTTATCAATAGTGTAATTGTAAATGTGACGTCTGTTCTGCTTGTTGTTCTGTTTTCGCTGATGATGGGGTATGCATTTGTAAGGATGGAGTGGAAGTGGAGCAATAAAGTTTTAACATATGTTTTGCTGGGACTCATGATACCAATTCATGCAACACTTCTGCCAAACTTTGTTATTTTCAGACAGCTTAAGATGCTGGATTCATATTTTGCTCTGATAATTCCATACGTTGCATTTTCGCTGCCACAGGCAGTGTTCTTGATGACGGGGTTTATAGGAAGTATTCCACGAGCTTTAGAAGAGTCAGCAATTATAGATGGCTGCGGTATATTTAGAATACTGTTTCAGATTATTCTGCCTCTTTCAAAGCCTGCTATTGTAACCGTAACTGTCACTACATTTTTGAATACATGGAATGAATTTATTATGGCAGCAACATACCTGACATCCGACAAGTTCAGAACCCTACCATTTTCAGTCTACAACTTTGCAGGTCAGTATGCATCTAACTATGCAGTTCAGTTTGCTGTAATGACAATAGTAGCTCTTCCATCACTGATAGTATATATTGCCCTGAACGAACAGGTTACAAAAGGGGTTACCCTGGGTGCTGTGAAGGGGTAA
- a CDS encoding sensor histidine kinase gives MLLKLKNYFLRLSIKYKILILFYSIIVVTSLVLALFSYTISTNQLKEEVGNLLLRDTKRIAASIDFLQRDVNELSSFLFLDQRVQNFISPRPDFTKYSLEPLASLLASKDYISFIMLYSFQGDKYYFSNDNSTGVADFYELKSTDFFKQIIKNKGAPIWLSLNSLPFTLIAKNNYPKIAMARLLLDFNTYEPAGVLIICINIPTIEKIYMEDLKEKEACFFIADSNNRIISLESTTPQFTATFAQKLLNENILSRENEIITANSSKLLITSSYIPTSNWRLVSIVSLENAINAIRNSFVLLYIRVLILCLIFAFIISMYFSSMLTAPLQKLVSSMKKVRQGNFREQVNIDPHASDEIAILVCEYNNMVEKINQLINKVLKLEIHKKEAELKALEAQINPHFLYNTLDTIFWKAEKSHDSEISEMIYSLSRLFRLTLNRGSEFIQVKGEKELIEHYLFLQSKRYKNKLQYSIEIDPEILDHYIPKLILQPFVENAIVHGMENSTTPTFIQITGEKEGENLCFTIKDNGIGMSKMQLDRIKDLLESGKEATFGYAIKNVNERLKLYYETHFKLNIQSQPGQGTEVKLILPIDYISVES, from the coding sequence ATGCTTTTAAAGCTCAAAAATTATTTTTTACGTCTGAGCATAAAATACAAGATACTCATTCTCTTCTACAGTATAATAGTGGTAACCTCCTTGGTGCTGGCTTTATTTTCATATACCATTTCAACAAACCAGCTAAAAGAAGAGGTCGGAAATCTACTTTTAAGAGACACAAAAAGAATTGCTGCCAGCATAGATTTTCTTCAAAGAGATGTAAATGAACTTTCATCATTTTTGTTTTTAGATCAAAGAGTGCAAAACTTTATCAGCCCGCGCCCTGATTTTACCAAATATTCCTTAGAACCACTGGCAAGCCTTCTTGCTTCCAAAGATTATATAAGTTTTATTATGCTCTACTCTTTTCAAGGTGATAAATATTACTTTTCAAATGACAATAGCACTGGAGTTGCTGATTTTTATGAACTAAAATCTACAGATTTTTTTAAACAGATTATAAAAAACAAAGGTGCACCTATATGGCTGAGTCTAAACAGCTTGCCTTTCACTCTAATTGCAAAAAACAATTACCCTAAGATTGCCATGGCAAGGCTTCTTTTAGACTTCAATACATACGAGCCTGCAGGAGTGCTTATAATATGTATAAACATACCAACCATTGAAAAAATCTATATGGAAGATTTAAAGGAAAAAGAAGCATGCTTTTTTATAGCTGACAGCAACAACAGAATTATTTCTCTTGAGAGCACAACACCACAGTTTACAGCTACATTTGCCCAGAAGCTTTTGAATGAAAACATCCTAAGTAGAGAAAATGAAATAATTACTGCCAATTCATCAAAACTTTTAATAACATCAAGTTACATCCCGACCTCAAACTGGCGGCTTGTGAGCATTGTTTCGTTAGAAAATGCCATAAATGCTATTAGAAATTCGTTTGTCCTTCTATATATTAGGGTACTTATACTCTGTTTGATCTTTGCTTTTATAATCTCCATGTATTTCTCCTCCATGCTCACAGCACCTCTCCAAAAGCTGGTAAGTTCTATGAAAAAGGTGCGACAGGGCAACTTTCGAGAGCAGGTAAATATTGACCCGCATGCAAGTGATGAAATTGCAATACTTGTTTGTGAATACAACAACATGGTGGAAAAAATAAATCAGCTGATAAACAAAGTGCTAAAATTGGAAATTCACAAAAAAGAAGCAGAGCTGAAAGCACTTGAAGCTCAGATAAATCCTCATTTTCTTTATAATACTTTGGATACTATATTCTGGAAGGCCGAAAAATCCCATGATAGCGAAATAAGCGAAATGATATATTCTCTTTCAAGGCTTTTTAGACTTACCTTAAACAGGGGAAGTGAGTTCATTCAGGTAAAGGGTGAGAAAGAACTAATTGAACATTATCTTTTCTTGCAGAGCAAAAGATATAAAAATAAACTTCAGTATTCAATTGAAATTGACCCTGAGATATTAGACCATTATATACCAAAACTGATTCTACAGCCGTTTGTTGAAAATGCCATCGTTCACGGTATGGAAAATTCAACAACCCCAACTTTTATTCAAATAACAGGTGAAAAAGAAGGCGAAAATTTATGCTTTACCATCAAAGACAATGGAATTGGAATGTCGAAAATGCAGCTCGATAGAATCAAAGACCTTTTAGAATCAGGAAAGGAAGCTACTTTTGGATATGCTATCAAAAATGTCAACGAAAGATTAAAACTTTACTATGAAACACACTTCAAATTGAATATACAAAGCCAGCCAGGACAAGGTACAGAAGTAAAATTGATACTTCCTATAGATTATATTTCAGTAGAAAGTTGA